A genomic window from Streptomyces sp. MST-110588 includes:
- a CDS encoding Phenylacetic acid catabolic protein yields the protein MAGTFSDKIDRDDLAKMPDEYRDILVHQMLANGEGELSAGDTYVDSFYPLAPDADERTKCLKFAMEEIDHYRRFAKLLKQLDIDIGYMVGQQKKERRYFPAESMTTPFTTWEERAAFSFLCELEGHCQINEMAHSTYEPLVPEAAAILKEEAGHFGHGKLLMRRAHDDPETRARAQEALNRFYPMALDMFGRSDSKRAARAVHWGLRRHTNGELRELYQQQIRGHIESLGYDMPPDDPSLRRYH from the coding sequence ATGGCAGGGACGTTCAGCGACAAAATCGACAGGGACGACCTGGCGAAAATGCCCGACGAATACCGCGACATCCTCGTCCATCAGATGCTCGCGAACGGTGAGGGAGAACTCAGCGCGGGTGACACCTACGTCGACTCCTTCTATCCGCTCGCTCCCGACGCGGACGAGCGCACCAAATGCCTGAAATTCGCGATGGAGGAGATCGACCACTACCGTCGCTTCGCCAAACTCCTCAAACAGCTCGACATCGACATCGGCTACATGGTCGGCCAGCAGAAGAAGGAGCGCAGGTACTTCCCGGCCGAATCCATGACCACCCCCTTCACCACCTGGGAGGAACGCGCCGCCTTCAGCTTCCTGTGCGAGCTGGAAGGCCACTGCCAGATCAACGAGATGGCGCACAGCACGTACGAGCCGCTGGTGCCCGAGGCAGCCGCCATCCTCAAGGAGGAGGCCGGACACTTCGGCCACGGAAAGCTCCTCATGCGCCGCGCCCACGACGACCCCGAGACGCGCGCACGGGCCCAGGAGGCGCTGAACCGCTTCTATCCCATGGCTCTGGACATGTTCGGCCGCTCGGACTCCAAGCGCGCCGCGCGCGCGGTCCACTGGGGACTGCGCCGGCACACCAACGGAGAGCTGCGCGAGCTCTACCAGCAGCAGATACGCGGTCATATCGAGAGCCTCGGATACGACATGCCTCCGGACGACCCGTCGCTACGTCGTTACCACTGA
- a CDS encoding PaaI family thioesterase, which translates to MPDDVRSDDSQGPPVPSWFSLDAARQVLDASPFAAWWGVGLTEVRPGRATLLLPWREHFLRPGGVMQGACCMMLGDVATWIAMMAQVEQWERAVTLEMKTNFLGAARCDLWCEGWVVKAGRRSVFCQAATRDAEGRQVAHHTVTYLLP; encoded by the coding sequence GTGCCCGACGACGTGCGCAGCGACGACTCCCAAGGCCCGCCGGTTCCCTCGTGGTTCTCGCTCGACGCCGCGCGCCAGGTTCTGGACGCCTCGCCGTTCGCCGCCTGGTGGGGGGTGGGCCTCACCGAGGTGCGGCCGGGCCGGGCGACGTTGCTGCTGCCCTGGCGGGAGCATTTCCTGCGGCCCGGCGGGGTGATGCAGGGCGCGTGCTGCATGATGCTCGGCGATGTGGCGACATGGATCGCGATGATGGCGCAGGTCGAGCAGTGGGAGCGGGCCGTCACGCTGGAGATGAAGACGAACTTCCTGGGCGCTGCGCGCTGCGACCTGTGGTGCGAGGGCTGGGTGGTCAAGGCGGGCCGCCGCTCGGTGTTCTGCCAGGCGGCCACCCGCGATGCCGAGGGGCGGCAGGTGGCGCACCATACGGTGACCTACCTGCTGCCGTGA
- a CDS encoding peptidoglycan bridge formation glycyltransferase FemA/FemB family protein, translating into MAFRVRTITAGDHAAFNATRPAVSFLQTPAWASVKSEWGSESLGWFDDRGQLVGAGLVLYRRLPGFKTSLAYLPEGPVIDWASDDLAGWLGPLVDHLKRSGAFAVRIGTTVAARTWSAATIKAAIADPGITRLSDVPPDTVNAAAGRARIQLRHLGWRPPKEEEGFSAGQPRWVFQVPLAGKNENQLLEGMNQLWRRNIKKAGKAGVIVTQGGVEDLPDFYRVYLQTTKRDHFIPRPFSYFPAMFQALLSEDKDRIRLYLAHHEGDLVAATIWVRVGEHAWYSYGASATAKREVRGSNAVQWKMITDALAAGCTVYNLRGITDTVDRNDPHLGLIQFKVGTGGEAVEYLGEWDLPLNRLLYKAFDVYMSRRG; encoded by the coding sequence GTGGCTTTTCGGGTACGGACCATCACGGCTGGCGATCACGCCGCGTTCAACGCGACCCGGCCTGCGGTGAGTTTCCTGCAGACCCCGGCCTGGGCGTCGGTGAAGAGCGAGTGGGGATCGGAGTCGCTGGGCTGGTTCGACGACCGCGGTCAACTGGTCGGCGCTGGCCTGGTGCTGTACCGGCGGCTGCCCGGGTTCAAGACGTCGCTGGCGTACCTGCCCGAAGGGCCGGTGATCGACTGGGCCTCGGATGATCTGGCCGGCTGGCTCGGCCCGTTGGTGGACCACCTCAAGCGCTCCGGCGCCTTCGCCGTACGCATCGGGACGACGGTGGCAGCCCGCACCTGGAGTGCTGCGACGATCAAGGCCGCGATCGCCGACCCGGGGATCACCAGGCTCAGCGACGTGCCGCCGGATACGGTCAACGCCGCCGCCGGCCGGGCACGCATCCAGCTCCGACACCTGGGCTGGCGCCCGCCGAAAGAAGAAGAAGGATTCTCCGCCGGGCAGCCGCGCTGGGTTTTCCAGGTCCCGTTGGCCGGCAAGAACGAAAATCAACTCCTTGAGGGGATGAACCAGCTCTGGCGGCGCAACATCAAGAAGGCCGGTAAAGCGGGCGTCATCGTGACCCAGGGCGGTGTCGAGGACCTACCCGACTTCTACCGGGTCTACCTCCAGACCACGAAACGTGATCACTTCATCCCGCGGCCGTTCAGCTACTTCCCGGCCATGTTTCAGGCGCTGCTGTCCGAGGACAAGGATCGGATCCGGCTCTACCTCGCCCACCACGAAGGTGACCTGGTGGCCGCCACCATCTGGGTCCGGGTCGGAGAACACGCCTGGTACAGCTACGGCGCCTCCGCCACGGCCAAACGGGAGGTACGCGGGTCGAACGCCGTGCAGTGGAAGATGATCACTGACGCTCTGGCTGCCGGATGTACGGTCTACAACCTGCGCGGCATCACCGACACCGTGGACAGGAACGACCCGCACCTGGGCCTGATCCAGTTCAAGGTCGGCACCGGCGGCGAAGCCGTGGAGTATCTCGGCGAATGGGACCTGCCGCTGAATCGCCTGCTTTACAAGGCATTCGACGTCTACATGTCCCGTCGAGGCTGA
- a CDS encoding response regulator transcription factor has product MTVRLLLADDQAVTRAGFRVLLSESPGLSVIGEADGPDEVLDTAGRLKPDVVLLNLRALNRTQLALLTKRLRCPGCAPDSAVVIVKAPENSVGFAEALAAGGSGCVAQDAARQALVNAVMLVSEGGVVCLPGEELRALLEGPLSCCADDPVSWPSSVASLTEREIAVLALLGRGLTNSEMAAELHLAVTTVKKHLAGALQKIDEPSRVRAALFASRHRLDVLHTARG; this is encoded by the coding sequence ATGACCGTGCGTCTGCTCCTGGCCGACGACCAAGCCGTCACACGAGCCGGCTTCCGGGTGCTGCTGTCGGAGTCGCCCGGGCTCTCGGTGATCGGCGAGGCGGACGGCCCGGACGAGGTGCTCGATACGGCCGGACGGCTCAAACCCGACGTCGTGCTGCTCAACCTGCGCGCGCTGAACCGTACCCAGCTCGCGCTGCTGACCAAGCGGCTGCGCTGTCCGGGGTGTGCGCCGGACAGCGCGGTCGTCATCGTCAAGGCCCCGGAGAACAGCGTCGGCTTCGCCGAGGCGCTCGCGGCCGGCGGCAGCGGCTGCGTCGCCCAGGACGCCGCCCGGCAGGCGCTGGTCAACGCCGTCATGCTGGTGTCGGAGGGCGGCGTGGTCTGTCTGCCGGGCGAAGAGCTGCGGGCCCTGCTGGAGGGCCCGCTGTCCTGCTGCGCCGACGACCCGGTGAGCTGGCCGTCGTCCGTGGCCTCGCTGACCGAGCGCGAGATCGCCGTCCTGGCCCTGCTGGGCCGGGGCCTGACCAACAGCGAGATGGCCGCCGAGCTCCATCTGGCCGTGACCACCGTGAAGAAGCACCTGGCGGGTGCGCTGCAGAAGATCGACGAGCCGAGCCGGGTACGTGCCGCGCTCTTCGCCTCCCGCCACCGTCTGGACGTACTGCACACCGCCCGCGGCTGA
- a CDS encoding response regulator transcription factor yields MRVLIVEDEPYMAEAIRDGLRLEAIAADIAGDGDTALELLSVNAYDIAVLDRDIPGPTGDEIAKHIVASGSGMPILMLTAADRIDDKATGFELGADDYLTKPFELRELVLRLRALDRRRAHNRPPVREIAGLRVDPFRREVYRDGRYIALTRKQFAVLEVLAAAEGGVVSAEELLERAWDENADPFTNAVRITVSALRKRLGEPWLIATVAGAGYRIDTGPDAGDRGAERG; encoded by the coding sequence ATGCGTGTGTTGATCGTCGAGGACGAGCCCTACATGGCAGAGGCCATCCGCGATGGGCTGCGCCTGGAAGCGATCGCGGCCGACATCGCCGGTGACGGTGATACCGCTCTGGAGCTGCTGAGCGTCAACGCTTACGACATCGCCGTCCTCGACCGGGACATCCCCGGACCCACCGGGGATGAGATCGCCAAACACATCGTCGCCTCCGGCAGCGGCATGCCGATCCTCATGCTGACCGCTGCCGACCGGATCGACGACAAGGCCACCGGGTTCGAGCTCGGTGCCGACGACTATCTCACCAAGCCCTTCGAACTCCGAGAACTCGTGCTCAGGCTCAGGGCACTCGACCGCAGGCGCGCCCACAACAGGCCACCTGTGCGAGAGATCGCAGGCTTACGTGTGGATCCGTTCCGCCGCGAGGTCTACCGCGATGGCCGCTACATCGCGCTCACCAGGAAGCAGTTCGCTGTGCTCGAAGTCCTCGCCGCAGCCGAAGGCGGTGTCGTCAGCGCAGAAGAGTTGCTGGAGCGAGCGTGGGACGAGAACGCGGACCCGTTCACCAACGCCGTGCGCATCACGGTCTCGGCTCTGCGTAAACGCCTCGGCGAGCCCTGGCTGATCGCCACTGTGGCCGGGGCCGGTTACCGCATCGACACAGGACCGGACGCCGGTGACCGGGGAGCGGAACGTGGATAG
- the murF gene encoding UDP-N-acetylmuramoyl-tripeptide--D-alanyl-D-alanine ligase: MIPLSLGEIAAVVGGRVAGDGAVTVTAPAVLDSRQAEPGSLFVAFAGEYADGHDYAVQAGRAGAVAVLGSRPTALPTIVVEDAKAALQALAAHVVARLRDGLTVVGVTGSRGKTSTKDLLAAVLSSAAPTIATIGSLNNELGVPLTMLRSDAATRFLVLEMGVRRIGDIAELTRLVAPDIGVVLNVGQAHLGHLGSREAIARAKGELVQGLAPGGTAVLNADDPRVAAMRSLTDRPLLTFGRAEHADVRVLDVVLDRLARPSFTLRTAAACAPVALPLVGTHQALNASAAAAVGLAAGVCLDSAAAALPTVSLSKWRLELRDLVGGATLLDDSFNADPDSTRAALDALAAIEGRRRIAVLGEMLELGDDSAAEHRAIGEYAASRADVVVAVGARPLADGAGERAVALTGNAAAVQWLRGRLTAGDVVLVKASRGARLDEVVAALVSGPHGVPADRPMDDR; encoded by the coding sequence GTGATCCCGCTCAGCCTCGGCGAGATCGCCGCAGTGGTCGGCGGAAGGGTCGCGGGCGACGGCGCCGTGACGGTGACCGCGCCGGCCGTGCTCGACAGCCGGCAGGCCGAGCCGGGCAGCCTCTTCGTCGCCTTCGCCGGCGAGTACGCCGACGGCCACGACTACGCCGTCCAGGCCGGCCGAGCCGGCGCGGTGGCCGTGCTCGGCTCCCGGCCCACGGCGCTGCCGACCATCGTCGTCGAGGACGCCAAGGCCGCGTTGCAGGCCCTCGCCGCCCACGTCGTGGCACGGCTGCGCGACGGGCTGACCGTCGTCGGGGTGACCGGATCCCGCGGCAAGACCAGCACCAAGGACCTGCTGGCGGCCGTGCTGTCGAGCGCCGCGCCGACGATCGCCACGATCGGCTCGCTCAACAACGAGCTCGGCGTGCCCCTCACCATGCTGCGCTCCGACGCGGCCACCCGGTTCCTCGTCCTTGAGATGGGAGTCCGCCGCATCGGTGACATCGCCGAACTCACCCGCCTGGTCGCGCCCGACATCGGTGTCGTCCTCAACGTCGGCCAGGCCCACCTCGGCCATCTCGGGTCGCGCGAGGCGATCGCCCGGGCCAAGGGCGAGCTGGTGCAGGGTCTGGCGCCCGGCGGCACCGCGGTCCTGAACGCCGACGATCCCCGGGTGGCCGCGATGCGCTCGCTCACCGACCGCCCGCTGTTGACCTTCGGCCGGGCGGAACATGCCGACGTTCGCGTACTCGACGTGGTGCTGGACCGGCTCGCCCGGCCGTCCTTCACACTGCGGACCGCCGCCGCCTGTGCCCCGGTCGCGCTGCCGCTCGTAGGCACGCACCAGGCGCTCAACGCGTCGGCTGCCGCGGCAGTGGGGCTGGCGGCCGGCGTCTGCCTCGATTCGGCCGCGGCGGCGCTGCCCACGGTCTCGCTCTCGAAGTGGCGCCTGGAGCTACGTGACCTCGTCGGCGGCGCAACGCTGCTCGACGACTCCTTCAACGCCGACCCCGACTCGACCCGTGCCGCCCTGGACGCGCTGGCGGCAATCGAGGGCAGGCGCCGCATCGCCGTCCTCGGCGAGATGCTCGAACTCGGCGACGACAGCGCGGCCGAACACCGCGCCATCGGGGAGTACGCCGCCTCCCGGGCGGACGTGGTGGTCGCGGTCGGAGCCCGCCCGCTCGCCGACGGCGCCGGAGAGCGGGCGGTGGCGCTGACCGGCAACGCCGCGGCCGTCCAGTGGCTGCGCGGTCGGCTCACCGCCGGCGATGTGGTGCTCGTCAAGGCCTCCCGCGGGGCGCGCCTCGACGAGGTCGTCGCCGCGCTCGTGTCCGGCCCCCACGGTGTGCCGGCGGATCGACCGATGGACGACAGGTAG
- the vanA gene encoding D-alanine--(R)-lactate ligase, translated as MNRLKIGIIFGGSSEEHPVSVKSAQEVAKNLNTDAYEPYWIGITQSGAWKLCDFPGADWENGGTRPVMLSPDRSVHGLLVLEQGRFEVIRLDLVLPVLHGTLGEDGAVQGLLELSGIPYAGCDVQSSAICMDKSLTYTVVRSAGIATPNFRVVTGNEKVDAGRLPYPVFVKPARSGSSFGVSKVAGEEDLPGALDAARRYDSKILIEEAVAGSEVGCAILGDPSTPIAGEVDRIALSHGFFRIHQEDSPETGSENSTFIVPADISEESRRLVQESAKTIYRTLGCQGLARVDMFLKGDGQVVLNEVNTLPGMTSYSRYPRMMAAAGLPLPDVIDRLVSMTLHRKNR; from the coding sequence GTGAACAGGTTGAAGATCGGAATCATCTTCGGGGGTTCTTCCGAAGAACACCCCGTCTCCGTCAAGTCCGCCCAAGAGGTCGCAAAGAACCTCAACACCGATGCATACGAACCGTACTGGATCGGCATTACGCAGTCCGGCGCCTGGAAGCTCTGTGACTTCCCCGGCGCAGACTGGGAGAACGGCGGCACCCGTCCGGTCATGCTGTCACCCGACCGAAGCGTCCACGGACTGCTCGTCCTGGAACAGGGACGATTCGAAGTGATCCGCCTGGACCTCGTACTGCCCGTGCTGCACGGCACACTCGGCGAAGACGGAGCGGTCCAGGGCCTCCTTGAGCTCTCCGGCATTCCCTATGCCGGCTGCGACGTCCAGAGCTCCGCCATCTGCATGGACAAATCCCTGACCTACACCGTCGTCAGAAGCGCGGGAATCGCCACGCCGAATTTCCGGGTGGTCACGGGGAACGAGAAGGTCGACGCCGGCCGGCTTCCTTACCCTGTGTTCGTGAAGCCGGCCCGTTCGGGCTCGTCCTTCGGCGTCAGCAAAGTCGCCGGAGAAGAGGACCTGCCGGGTGCACTTGATGCCGCACGACGGTACGACTCGAAGATCCTGATCGAAGAGGCCGTGGCCGGGAGCGAGGTCGGCTGCGCAATCCTGGGGGACCCCTCCACCCCGATCGCGGGCGAGGTGGACCGCATAGCCCTCTCACACGGATTCTTCAGGATCCACCAGGAGGACTCACCCGAGACCGGCTCGGAGAACTCGACGTTCATCGTTCCCGCCGACATCTCCGAAGAATCGCGTCGGCTCGTCCAAGAGAGCGCCAAGACCATCTACCGCACCCTGGGCTGCCAGGGGCTTGCCCGCGTGGACATGTTCCTCAAGGGGGACGGCCAGGTGGTACTCAACGAAGTCAACACCCTGCCCGGCATGACCTCCTACAGCCGCTATCCCCGGATGATGGCCGCCGCAGGACTGCCGCTTCCCGACGTGATCGACCGGCTCGTGTCCATGACCCTGCACCGGAAAAATCGATGA
- a CDS encoding HAMP domain-containing sensor histidine kinase, whose protein sequence is MDRRQGLSVRLKLTLSYAGFLVIAGTLLLAAVWVFLLRGRSKSLSVPGLSDFIRVFDPGNFGPVVFVPAGILVLAFLLVFGLVGGWILAGRMLTPLIRITDVTRSVANGPLSCRIRLPGRRDEFRELADSFDTMLAQLEAHVAEQQRFAANASHELRTPLAVTQAILDVARNDPDGDICELVERLRVVNTRAIALTEALLLLSRANQRAFTREHVDLSLMAEEATETLLPLAEKHGVTIETSGDKSITIGSPALLLQMTTNLLHNAIGHNLPGQGVVWVNTGVRPDTVVLTVENTGEKLTSQMLSTLTEPFQRGTERLHTGQAGVGLGLAIVKSITQAHDGTLTLTPRPAGGLRVTVQLPAASAHTSRWRTSLTNVRISQGNPR, encoded by the coding sequence GTGGATAGGCGTCAAGGGTTGAGCGTCCGCCTCAAGCTCACCCTCAGCTACGCCGGGTTCCTCGTGATCGCGGGCACCTTGCTGCTCGCCGCCGTGTGGGTGTTCCTTCTGCGAGGAAGGTCGAAAAGCCTGAGCGTCCCCGGTCTGTCCGACTTCATACGCGTCTTCGACCCAGGCAATTTCGGCCCAGTCGTCTTCGTCCCGGCGGGAATCCTCGTGCTGGCGTTCCTGCTGGTGTTCGGTCTCGTGGGCGGGTGGATTCTGGCCGGCCGGATGCTCACCCCGCTGATTCGCATCACCGACGTCACACGCAGCGTGGCGAACGGGCCGCTCTCCTGCCGGATCCGCCTGCCGGGCCGCCGGGACGAGTTCCGCGAACTCGCCGACTCCTTCGACACCATGCTCGCGCAGCTCGAAGCCCACGTCGCCGAACAGCAGCGATTCGCGGCCAATGCCTCTCACGAACTGCGCACCCCGCTGGCGGTCACGCAAGCGATTCTCGACGTGGCCCGCAACGATCCGGACGGCGACATCTGCGAGCTTGTCGAGCGCCTGCGCGTGGTCAACACTCGAGCCATCGCCCTCACCGAAGCATTGCTCCTGCTCAGCCGCGCCAACCAGCGGGCATTCACCAGGGAACACGTCGACCTGTCCCTCATGGCAGAAGAAGCCACTGAAACGCTCCTCCCCTTGGCAGAAAAGCACGGCGTCACCATCGAAACCTCCGGCGACAAGAGCATCACCATCGGCTCACCGGCACTCCTGCTGCAGATGACCACGAACCTTCTGCACAACGCGATCGGCCACAACCTGCCTGGACAGGGCGTCGTATGGGTGAATACCGGCGTCCGCCCCGACACCGTTGTGCTCACTGTCGAGAACACCGGAGAGAAGCTCACCTCACAGATGCTCTCGACACTCACCGAGCCATTTCAGCGCGGCACCGAACGCTTACACACCGGCCAGGCAGGTGTCGGCCTTGGCCTGGCAATCGTCAAAAGCATCACCCAAGCACACGACGGAACCCTCACTCTCACCCCCCGCCCCGCCGGCGGGCTCCGCGTCACGGTGCAACTACCCGCCGCGTCAGCACACACAAGCAGATGGCGAACAAGCCTGACGAACGTCCGGATTTCCCAGGGAAACCCTCGGTGA
- a CDS encoding GlsB/YeaQ/YmgE family stress response membrane protein: MGIISWIVLGLLAGAIAKFLLPGRDPGGLIGTTLIGIAGAFVGGWLSAKFLHRPIAHEFFDGATWVAAIAGALVLLVIYRLLFGTSRR, translated from the coding sequence GTGGGCATCATCAGTTGGATCGTGCTCGGGCTGCTGGCCGGCGCGATAGCCAAGTTCCTGCTTCCCGGTCGCGACCCCGGTGGGCTGATCGGTACGACACTCATCGGTATCGCCGGAGCCTTCGTGGGCGGCTGGCTGTCGGCGAAGTTCCTGCACCGTCCGATCGCCCACGAGTTCTTCGACGGTGCCACGTGGGTCGCCGCCATCGCGGGTGCCCTGGTGCTGCTCGTCATCTATCGCCTCCTGTTCGGCACCTCACGGCGTTGA
- the vanH gene encoding D-lactate dehydrogenase VanH: protein MCRTRVPAPSSRAVSTTGITVYGCEQDEALLFREMAPRFGMVPTITKEAVSEANVGLAVGNRCISIGHKTHVTRATLIALSRAGVEYLSTRSVGCNHIDVSYAESIGISVGNVAYSPDSVADYTLMLMLMAVRHAKATIRRTDAHDYRLSEIRGRELRDLTVGVVGTGRIGTAVVDRLRGFGCRVLTYDNRPKTSADHAPIDELIRHSDIVTLHTPLTAETRHLLDRRRIEQMKHGAFIVNTGRGPLIDTEALLPALESGRLGGAALDVLDGEEGIFYTDCRNKPIENRSLLRLQELPNVFISPHTAYYTDHALRDTIRNSIINCLNFESGTT from the coding sequence ATGTGCCGCACCCGAGTGCCGGCGCCGTCCTCACGGGCTGTCTCGACAACGGGAATCACGGTATACGGGTGCGAGCAGGATGAGGCCCTGCTATTCCGGGAGATGGCGCCTCGCTTTGGCATGGTGCCAACCATCACGAAGGAAGCGGTCTCTGAGGCCAATGTCGGCCTGGCAGTCGGGAATCGATGCATCAGCATCGGCCACAAGACGCACGTCACCCGTGCCACGCTCATCGCACTGAGCCGCGCCGGTGTGGAGTATCTCTCCACACGAAGCGTCGGATGCAACCACATCGACGTGAGCTACGCGGAAAGCATCGGTATCTCCGTCGGAAACGTGGCGTATTCTCCCGACAGCGTTGCCGACTACACGCTGATGCTGATGCTGATGGCTGTACGCCACGCGAAGGCCACTATCCGCCGCACCGATGCTCATGACTACCGACTGAGTGAGATACGCGGCAGAGAGCTGCGCGACCTGACGGTCGGAGTGGTCGGCACGGGGCGTATCGGCACAGCAGTCGTCGACCGGCTGCGAGGCTTCGGCTGCCGCGTGCTGACCTACGACAACCGCCCCAAGACTTCCGCCGATCACGCGCCGATCGACGAGCTGATCCGGCACAGCGACATTGTCACGCTCCACACCCCGCTCACCGCAGAAACCCGCCATCTTCTCGATCGCCGGCGTATCGAGCAGATGAAACACGGCGCGTTCATCGTCAACACCGGACGCGGTCCGCTCATTGATACCGAAGCCCTTCTTCCGGCGTTGGAGAGCGGCAGATTGGGCGGCGCGGCGCTGGACGTCCTCGATGGCGAGGAAGGAATCTTCTACACCGACTGCCGGAACAAGCCCATCGAGAACCGCTCGCTGTTGCGACTGCAAGAGCTGCCGAATGTTTTCATCAGCCCACACACGGCCTATTACACCGACCACGCGCTACGGGACACCATCAGAAACAGCATCATCAACTGCCTCAACTTTGAAAGCGGGACAACGTGA
- a CDS encoding TGBp1 family protein encodes MSNSISAGVTETGKPVIADRGPVFRPRGVVDLRGVEKGGVPAVLTYPVDAVVVVSGLPGSGKSTLLRRTSEAAPVIDPRVAHVACEAVMPGWLPYAVYRPWARWRYFRWLRTEVRSGGPLLVHDCGGRPWMRRWLSGHTGRQGRELHLIVLDVGVAEALSGQDARGRWAPRRAFARHRKGLDRLLRALSGPDAAPPPAPRAGGTAVITSPPATRLTERPAAPTAPLPDLVREAASVVLLDRRSREQVAAVEFVTAPAAGRAPWPSAATAPVIRP; translated from the coding sequence GTGAGCAATTCGATATCGGCGGGTGTGACGGAAACGGGGAAGCCCGTCATCGCGGACCGGGGGCCGGTCTTCCGGCCGCGTGGTGTGGTGGATCTGCGGGGTGTGGAAAAGGGGGGCGTTCCCGCTGTACTGACGTATCCAGTGGACGCGGTCGTGGTGGTGTCCGGATTGCCCGGCAGTGGTAAGAGCACCCTGCTGCGGCGTACGTCCGAGGCCGCACCCGTCATCGATCCACGAGTGGCGCATGTCGCCTGTGAGGCGGTGATGCCGGGCTGGTTGCCGTACGCGGTGTACCGGCCCTGGGCGCGGTGGCGGTACTTCCGTTGGCTGCGCACGGAGGTACGCAGTGGCGGGCCTTTGCTGGTCCACGACTGCGGTGGCCGACCGTGGATGCGCCGATGGCTGTCCGGACATACCGGACGCCAAGGACGTGAACTGCATCTGATCGTGCTGGACGTAGGGGTGGCCGAGGCATTGTCCGGCCAGGACGCCCGAGGCCGGTGGGCGCCGCGCCGCGCCTTTGCCCGCCATCGCAAGGGCCTGGACCGCCTGCTGCGGGCACTGTCCGGACCGGACGCGGCACCCCCACCCGCACCGCGCGCCGGTGGCACGGCCGTTATCACATCACCCCCCGCCACCAGGCTGACGGAACGGCCTGCCGCGCCGACGGCTCCCCTCCCTGACCTCGTACGGGAGGCGGCATCGGTGGTCTTGCTGGACCGCCGTTCGCGGGAGCAGGTGGCGGCCGTGGAATTCGTCACCGCACCGGCGGCCGGGCGGGCGCCTTGGCCGTCTGCCGCCACCGCACCCGTCATCCGGCCGTGA
- a CDS encoding Glu/Leu/Phe/Val dehydrogenase dimerization domain-containing protein codes for MGVFDRFAGHEQVLFTADQASGLRCVIAIHSTALGPSLGGTRFVPYATEEAALADALRLSRAMTYKAACAGLDIGGGKGIVIGDPSRMKTEAVLRGYGQAVESLGGRYIAACDMGTTPADLAVVGRETRWARGTEPVEGGSGDSARLTAYGVYLGIKASLRWQFGDDRLDGCRIAIDGVGKVGLRLAGRLYEQGAQLYVADIDTAAAEAAATAYGAVITPPEKLYGLEADVLSPNSVGGVLNEATLPELRCRVIAGAANNQLATEDIAGRLAERGILYAPDFVVNAGGLIQVVDELHEGGPVEERARACAETIPERLTQIFARAADDGVSTERAAVLLAEERLRAVGRLRSFWSPWRHGSR; via the coding sequence ATGGGAGTGTTCGACCGTTTCGCAGGACACGAGCAGGTGCTGTTCACCGCGGACCAGGCCAGCGGCCTGCGCTGCGTCATCGCCATCCACTCGACAGCGCTCGGCCCCTCCCTCGGCGGCACGCGCTTCGTACCGTACGCCACCGAGGAGGCCGCCCTCGCCGACGCGCTGCGGCTCTCGCGCGCCATGACCTACAAGGCGGCGTGCGCGGGTCTGGACATCGGCGGCGGCAAAGGCATCGTCATCGGCGACCCCTCCCGTATGAAGACCGAAGCGGTGCTGCGCGGCTACGGCCAGGCCGTCGAGAGCCTCGGAGGCCGCTACATCGCCGCTTGCGACATGGGTACCACCCCCGCGGACCTCGCCGTCGTCGGCCGCGAGACCCGCTGGGCGCGCGGCACCGAGCCCGTCGAGGGCGGCTCGGGCGACTCCGCCCGGCTGACCGCCTACGGCGTGTACCTGGGCATCAAGGCGTCTCTGCGGTGGCAGTTCGGCGACGACCGGCTCGACGGGTGCCGTATCGCCATCGACGGCGTCGGCAAAGTCGGCCTGCGGCTCGCCGGACGGCTGTACGAGCAGGGTGCGCAGTTGTACGTCGCCGACATCGACACCGCCGCGGCCGAGGCAGCCGCCACCGCCTACGGCGCGGTCATCACCCCGCCCGAGAAGCTGTACGGGCTCGAAGCCGACGTTCTGAGCCCCAACTCCGTCGGCGGCGTCCTCAACGAGGCCACCCTCCCCGAGCTGCGCTGCCGCGTCATCGCCGGGGCCGCCAACAACCAGCTCGCCACCGAGGACATCGCCGGACGTCTCGCCGAACGCGGCATCCTGTACGCGCCCGACTTCGTCGTCAACGCGGGCGGCCTCATCCAGGTCGTCGACGAACTCCATGAGGGCGGCCCTGTGGAGGAACGGGCGCGGGCGTGTGCCGAGACCATCCCCGAGCGCCTGACGCAGATCTTCGCACGGGCCGCGGACGACGGCGTCAGCACCGAACGCGCCGCGGTCCTCCTGGCCGAGGAGCGGCTGCGCGCCGTCGGACGGCTGCGCTCCTTCTGGTCACCGTGGCGTCACGGCAGCAGGTAG